One Heteronotia binoei isolate CCM8104 ecotype False Entrance Well chromosome 20, APGP_CSIRO_Hbin_v1, whole genome shotgun sequence DNA segment encodes these proteins:
- the GET4 gene encoding Golgi to ER traffic protein 4 homolog: MAAEQEGLKGGGGGGNNSGGGGSGRNRGGVQRVEGKLRASVEKGDYYEAHQMYRTLFFRYMSQGKHVEARELMYSGALLFFSHNQQNSAADLSMLVLESLEKSDAKVTDELLENLAKVFSLMDPNSPERVVFVSRALKWSSGGSGKLGHPKLHQLLAITLWKEQNYCESRYHFLHSTDGEGCANMLVEYSSSRGYRSEADMFVAQAVLQFLCLKNKTSALVVFTTYTQKHPSIERGPPFVQPLLNFIWFLLLAVDGGKLTVFTVLCEQYQPSLKRDPMYNEYLDRIGQLFFGVPPKQTSSYGGLLGNLLNSLMVAGEEDDAEDGQEDSSPIELD; this comes from the exons ATGGCGGCGGAGCAGGAGGGCTTGaagggaggcggcggcggcggcaacaACAGCGGCGGGGGCGGCAGCGGGAGGAACCGCGGCGGCGTCCAGCGCGTCGAAGGCAAGCTCCGCGCCAGTGTGGAAAAGGGCGACTATTACGAGGCGCACCAAATGTACCGGACGCTTTTCTTCAG GTACATGTCCCAAGGCAAACATGTGGAAGCAAGAGAGCTAATGTATTCTGGGGCACTGCTGTTCTTCAGTCATAACCAG CAAAACAGTGCGGCTGACCTGTCCATGCTTGTTTTAGAGTCGCTGGAGAAATCGGATGCTAAAGTTACCGATGAGCTCTTAG AAAACCTTGCTAAAGTGTTCAGCTTGATGGATCCAAATTCACCTGAGAGAGTCGTTTTTGTGTCCAGGGCCCTGAAGTGGTCCAGCGGAGGGTCAGGGAAACTCGGGCATCCGAAATTGCACCAGTTACTCGCCATCACGTTGTGGAAAG AGCAAAACTACTGTGAATCTCGGTATCACTTCTTGCACTCTACGGACGGAGAAGGCTGTGCAAACATGTTGGTGGAATATTCTTCTTCCAGGGGCTACCGCAGCGAGGCGGACATGTTTGTCGCTCAGGCAGTCTTGCA ATTTCTGTGCTTGAAAAACAAAACCAGCGCGTTAGTGGTTTTTACAACCTACACACAGAAACACCCATCCATAGAAAGGGGACCCCCTTTTGTCCAGCCCTTGCTGAACTTCATCTGGTTTCTACTGCTGGCAGTGGACGG AGGAAAGCTAACGGTGTTTACAGTATTGTGTGAACAGTATCAGCCTTCACTGAAGAGGGATCCCATGTACAATGAA TACCTAGACAGAATAGGACAGCTTTTCTTCGGTGTCCCCCCGAAACAAACGTCATCCTATGGAGGATTACTAG GCAACCTTTTAAACAGCCTGATGGTAGCTGGGGAGGAGGACGACGCAGAAGATGGACAGGAGGACAGCAGCCCCATTGAGCTTGATTGA